The sequence CTGCAAAACACGTTGCATCGCATCAACATCCTTAAGGGCACCTGGCAGGGGATTCAACTCGTATTCATAATCGCTTACCCCAATCAGCAATGCCAATTTTTTCATTCCTTTACCTATACAGCTAATAAAATGTTTACGAAAAACTGATTTTAATTAATTTCAATTTTGAGCGCTTAAGAAATTACAGTCCCTAGACGTTAAGGTTGGCTAATCCGAACATTAATTTTTGTTCGCATCTTGAGCATAACTTTTGCTTAACGTCATCATCACTATTACATAATTATTTTCAGTTCGATGTAATTTCAGTATTGCAAGCACTAAATAATACATTTTTGATTGTAATTACATAGTGTTTTTGCATAAATCAAAGATTTTGTTAAAACTCAAAGCATCTCATCACAATTGGTTTTGCCGAATTTCTACACTTAAAATGCATTGAATGTAAAAAAGTAGCTTGGTGATTAAAAATATGATTAGCCCCCCTTCCCCCAGAGGGATTTAGGGGGCTAATAAATACAGGAAAAACAAATTCATATTTCAATTCAGCAACGCCAAAAAAATAACCCACGTATCTTACATACGTGGGATGAGATAAAGCTAAAACAAACTTTTAGCTTGAAATATTCAATATACATCTACTCTTAAAACGGAGAGGGAGGGATTCGAACCCTCGTTACCCTTTCGGGTAAACAGCATTTCCAGTGCTGCGCCTTCAACCACTCGGCCACCTCTCCAGGTGCCACAAGATGATATCTTACATTGAAATCAAATAAACTGCAATCCTTGAGAGAATAATTCTATAATTACCGAATCCAAAATCCGAAATCATCATGTCCTCTACATACAAAGTCACAGTTCGAGATAGAGCCAAAGGCATAACCCACACCTTAGAAGTTCCCAGCGATCGCTACATTTTGCATAGCTTTGAGAAACAAGGAGTAGAGTTACCGTTTTCTTGTCGGAATGGTGCTTGTACCACTTGTGCCGTTAGAGTCATCAAGGGAAATATTTCTCAACCCGAAGCTGTGGGATTATCCCCTCACCTACAAAGAAAAGGTTACGCTCTATTGTGCGTTAGTTACGCTTGTTCGGATTTAGAAGTCGAAACCCAAGACGAAGATGAAGTTTACGAACAGCAATTCGGACGTTATTTTGCCAAAGGTAGAGTTCGTGCAGGATTACCCCTTGAGGATGATTAATTAAGATGGGGAAGAGGAGCCACTGCGTTGCCTCGGTTTCCTCGGTTGTAGCAAGTGGCGTGGGGAAGATTAAATTATTATCAACTCCTAACTCCTAATACCAATTCTGTATGAGGTTGCGCTAAATTGCCCGCAGCCTATAAGGCTGGGGCTATTCAAACAAAACCCATCTACATGGGCTATATTCGGCGCATCTTTATCAAGAAATGGTGTAACTCTTAACTCCTAACTATAAAATCCAAAATTGAATGAAAAAAGCAGTCCTATTCCTCTGTTGCTTGTTGCTGTTGCTGGGATGCCAAGCCAAAGAAGATGAATTTCAAGCGGGGATGGTGGAAATTAAAGTTGAACGGGTTGTCAACGGACAAACTTTAGAAGTGAAGGGTTTTCGCGAACAGCCTAATTTAATTTCTGAGGTACGTTTGACGGGTATTAGCTCTCCTCCCGTGCGTCAGCGCCCTTGGGGTGAAGCTTCTC comes from Rivularia sp. PCC 7116 and encodes:
- a CDS encoding 2Fe-2S iron-sulfur cluster-binding protein; translated protein: MSSTYKVTVRDRAKGITHTLEVPSDRYILHSFEKQGVELPFSCRNGACTTCAVRVIKGNISQPEAVGLSPHLQRKGYALLCVSYACSDLEVETQDEDEVYEQQFGRYFAKGRVRAGLPLEDD